In Clostridia bacterium, the following are encoded in one genomic region:
- the purF gene encoding amidophosphoribosyltransferase, producing MRDDERLEEAGGWTGDGKLHDECGVFGACLHDNAALAVYYGLVSLQHRGQESAGIATCFGGEVRVVKGMGLVGEVFHEGSLERLPGGTGIGHVRYAITGDGGESGIQPFVFRHLGGMMAVAMNGHITNGPELRLRLARSGVVFQSESDSETIGCLIARYHSFGMVGAIERTMEDLRGGYSFVVMADDTVYAVRDPYGFRPLIMGTSPSGWAVASESCALDAISASGKQDIGRGEIVAITRDGVRAVATRASKRGAPPSTCIFEYIYFARPDSVIDGIGVGAAREAVGAALARESGISADVVVPVPESGVGAALGYSAESKIPFQHGLTKNRYLGRTFIRPSQSERELGVRLKLNAVEHSCAGKRVVLVDDSIVRGTTSARLVDLMRKAGAKEVHLAVSSPPVLYPCCYGIDTKERTELIAVEKSVEEIRETIEADSLTYISRDGMLDAVSRLAPGGGFCTACFDGCYPEVAPGSGTCGCGRMTYRESGVDIAEGDRAVALMKPAVRSTFTPGVMSDIGGFGGLFSLAAAGIEDPVLISGADGVGTKLKIAFAMERDDTIGIDAVAMCVNDVLVSGAKPLFFLDYIGCGRLDAERIAQVVSGVADGCRQAGCALVGGETAEMPGFYPDGEYDIAGFAVGAVDRSKLIDGSRIRPGDAVIGVNSSGLHSNGYSLARAVLLEAGGMLLTENVDELGCTLGEELLRPTKIYAAAVASMLEKVDVLGMAHITGGGLVENPPRILPEGASMELDLSSWRVHPIFRLIQRTGKVDIHEMLRVFNMGIGLVAVVHAEDADLAVRTIGEHGEAAQVIGRIVAGDKKVKFRGCEDCGW from the coding sequence ATGCGCGATGATGAGAGACTAGAGGAGGCGGGCGGGTGGACTGGGGACGGCAAACTCCACGATGAGTGCGGAGTCTTCGGGGCCTGTCTCCACGACAACGCCGCGCTGGCAGTCTACTACGGTCTGGTATCCCTGCAGCACAGGGGGCAGGAGAGCGCGGGCATTGCCACCTGCTTCGGGGGCGAAGTCCGAGTTGTGAAAGGAATGGGCCTCGTGGGCGAGGTGTTCCATGAGGGTTCTCTGGAGAGGCTCCCGGGCGGGACTGGGATTGGGCATGTTCGATACGCGATCACCGGAGATGGAGGCGAATCCGGCATCCAGCCATTCGTCTTCAGGCACCTAGGTGGCATGATGGCAGTGGCTATGAACGGCCACATAACGAACGGGCCGGAGCTGCGGCTTCGGCTTGCTAGGTCTGGAGTGGTGTTCCAAAGCGAATCCGATTCTGAGACCATAGGCTGCCTGATAGCTCGCTACCACTCCTTTGGCATGGTTGGGGCCATCGAGCGCACGATGGAGGACCTCCGCGGCGGCTACTCGTTCGTTGTGATGGCAGATGACACTGTGTACGCTGTTCGGGATCCATACGGGTTCAGACCGCTTATCATGGGGACCAGCCCTTCAGGCTGGGCAGTGGCCTCGGAATCCTGCGCACTTGATGCCATCTCCGCGTCTGGAAAGCAGGACATCGGCAGGGGAGAGATCGTCGCGATCACTCGGGATGGCGTGCGAGCGGTGGCAACTCGAGCTTCGAAGAGAGGGGCGCCCCCTTCCACATGCATCTTCGAGTATATCTACTTCGCAAGGCCCGACTCAGTGATCGACGGAATAGGTGTTGGAGCGGCTCGGGAGGCGGTCGGCGCCGCTCTGGCCCGGGAGTCAGGGATTTCGGCGGATGTCGTGGTCCCTGTGCCTGAGTCTGGAGTCGGAGCGGCTCTGGGGTACTCAGCTGAGAGCAAGATTCCGTTCCAGCACGGACTGACAAAAAACAGGTATCTGGGCCGCACGTTCATCAGGCCGTCTCAGAGCGAACGCGAACTGGGAGTGAGGCTGAAGCTCAACGCGGTGGAGCATTCCTGTGCAGGCAAGCGAGTGGTCCTGGTGGACGATTCCATAGTCCGCGGCACGACCAGCGCCAGGCTGGTGGATCTGATGCGGAAGGCAGGCGCCAAAGAGGTGCACCTGGCGGTGTCGTCGCCTCCTGTTCTGTACCCCTGCTGCTACGGGATAGACACCAAGGAGCGGACAGAGCTAATCGCAGTGGAGAAATCGGTTGAGGAGATACGAGAGACCATAGAGGCTGACTCTCTGACATACATCTCCCGCGACGGAATGCTCGATGCGGTATCGAGGCTGGCGCCGGGCGGCGGCTTCTGCACCGCGTGCTTTGATGGCTGCTATCCTGAAGTCGCGCCAGGCTCGGGAACGTGCGGATGCGGCCGCATGACCTATCGCGAGTCCGGGGTGGATATCGCTGAGGGCGACCGGGCGGTTGCACTGATGAAACCTGCTGTCCGCAGTACTTTCACTCCAGGGGTGATGAGCGATATCGGGGGGTTCGGCGGGCTGTTCAGCCTCGCTGCGGCCGGAATCGAGGATCCTGTTCTGATATCCGGCGCCGATGGGGTTGGAACGAAGCTCAAGATCGCGTTCGCCATGGAACGTGACGATACGATCGGCATCGACGCTGTGGCGATGTGTGTTAACGATGTGCTCGTCTCAGGAGCGAAGCCCCTGTTCTTCCTGGACTACATCGGCTGCGGTCGGCTTGATGCGGAGAGGATCGCCCAGGTGGTGTCGGGCGTGGCAGATGGATGCCGGCAGGCCGGGTGCGCCCTTGTTGGAGGAGAGACCGCCGAGATGCCTGGTTTCTATCCGGATGGCGAATACGACATAGCCGGGTTCGCAGTCGGCGCCGTGGATCGCAGCAAGCTGATCGACGGTTCACGAATCCGGCCAGGGGACGCGGTCATAGGCGTGAACTCGTCGGGGCTTCACTCCAATGGGTATTCCCTTGCCCGCGCTGTTTTGCTCGAGGCAGGCGGCATGCTTCTGACTGAGAATGTGGATGAGCTCGGCTGCACTCTGGGAGAGGAGCTGCTCCGCCCCACGAAGATCTACGCTGCTGCAGTGGCTTCGATGCTCGAGAAGGTGGATGTGCTGGGAATGGCCCACATAACCGGTGGGGGCCTGGTCGAGAACCCGCCAAGGATACTCCCAGAGGGCGCCTCCATGGAACTCGATCTCAGCTCCTGGCGGGTCCATCCCATATTCCGGTTGATCCAGCGAACAGGCAAGGTGGATATCCACGAGATGCTCAGGGTGTTCAACATGGGCATCGGGCTGGTTGCGGTCGTGCACGCAGAAGATGCTGACCTGGCGGTGAGGACCATTGGTGAGCATGGCGAGGCTGCGCAGGTGATCGGGAGGATCGTGGCAGGCGACAAGAAGGTCAAGTTCAGGGGGTGCGAGGATTGCGGCTGGTAG
- the purL gene encoding phosphoribosylformylglycinamidine synthase subunit PurL: MASTAKDSRCPWREMGLTDEEHDMICKILGREPSLVETGMFSVMWSEHCSYKNSKPILRTLPTSGKHVLEGPGENAGIVDVGDGIAVVFKIESHNHPSAVEPYQGAATGVGGIIRDIFTMGARPIAILDSLWFGDLSSARNRRLMDGVVSGIAGYGNAVGVATVGGETHFHPSYENNPLVNAMCIGVMRKEDIKRGAARGAGNSVMVIGSRTGRDGIHGATFASADLTEEAVERRSAVQVGDPFREKLLLEACLELVARGCVLGIQDMGAAGLTCSSCEMASRGGTGMIMDLDRVPRRERGMTAYELMLSESQERMLLVPTPGREAEVEEILRKWELEASIVGKVTDDGMVTIIDGGNVVAQAPAAALADDAPVYHRESQKPAYIDELASFDTSSIPPVDDLGKALLALLARPENASKRWIYSQYDHQVGAGAVVTPGSDAAVLRLPGAQRGIAASTDCNSRYCCIDPRKGAAHAVAEAARNVACSGAKPIAITNCLNFGNPYKPEVFWQFSECAAGMAQACEAFETPVTGGNVSFYNEDGEASIRPTPVIGMLGVIDDVKNRVTSGFRNAGDAVVLLGITRDEIGASEYLAAIHMVEAGPLPLLDLDAERRLQSLLQAAAGRGLLASAHDISSGGLAASLAECCIIGSVGAGLTIRTDLAPDRCLFSESAARAVVSVPRDGIAPLLALASELGVTAQLIGAVGGDRLTVAFRRAEEDAPTNGVSGDESSPALRLDLSVAEMAKPYEEAIPCAMMRD; the protein is encoded by the coding sequence GTGGCTAGCACAGCGAAAGACAGCCGCTGCCCCTGGCGTGAGATGGGGCTCACCGATGAAGAGCACGACATGATCTGCAAGATCCTCGGAAGGGAGCCCAGCCTGGTTGAGACCGGGATGTTCTCCGTGATGTGGTCGGAGCACTGCTCCTACAAGAACTCCAAACCCATTCTCAGAACGCTGCCCACATCCGGCAAGCACGTGCTCGAGGGCCCAGGTGAGAATGCGGGAATCGTGGACGTAGGGGACGGCATTGCCGTGGTGTTCAAAATCGAAAGCCACAACCACCCATCTGCGGTGGAACCGTACCAGGGTGCGGCGACTGGAGTGGGCGGGATCATCAGAGACATATTCACCATGGGCGCGAGACCCATCGCCATCCTCGATTCGCTCTGGTTCGGCGACCTCTCATCCGCCAGGAATAGGCGGCTCATGGATGGGGTAGTGTCGGGGATCGCGGGCTACGGAAACGCCGTCGGTGTCGCGACGGTGGGAGGCGAGACCCACTTTCACCCGTCCTACGAGAACAACCCTCTTGTGAATGCCATGTGCATCGGTGTGATGCGTAAGGAAGACATCAAGCGTGGAGCAGCGCGGGGCGCCGGGAACAGCGTAATGGTCATAGGTTCAAGAACAGGACGCGATGGAATCCACGGAGCGACATTCGCCTCTGCGGACCTCACCGAGGAAGCCGTGGAGCGGAGGTCGGCGGTCCAGGTCGGCGACCCATTTCGAGAGAAACTGCTGCTTGAGGCGTGCTTGGAGCTTGTTGCCCGCGGGTGTGTGCTGGGAATCCAGGACATGGGAGCGGCTGGGCTTACCTGTTCATCTTGCGAAATGGCGTCACGGGGCGGCACAGGGATGATCATGGATCTGGACCGCGTGCCCAGGCGGGAGAGGGGAATGACCGCGTACGAGTTGATGCTCTCGGAATCACAGGAGAGGATGCTTCTCGTTCCAACGCCCGGAAGAGAGGCGGAAGTGGAGGAGATCCTAAGAAAATGGGAGCTTGAGGCGTCCATCGTCGGGAAGGTCACCGACGACGGAATGGTGACAATCATAGACGGCGGGAACGTAGTGGCACAGGCGCCAGCAGCTGCACTTGCAGACGATGCGCCGGTGTACCACAGGGAGTCGCAAAAGCCCGCATACATCGATGAGCTCGCCTCTTTCGACACATCCTCCATTCCACCAGTGGATGACCTGGGAAAGGCGCTCCTTGCTCTCCTGGCGCGTCCGGAGAATGCGAGCAAGAGGTGGATCTACTCTCAGTATGACCACCAAGTGGGCGCGGGCGCCGTGGTCACGCCAGGCTCGGATGCGGCGGTTCTGCGGCTTCCCGGCGCCCAGCGGGGCATCGCCGCTTCGACGGACTGCAATTCCCGGTACTGCTGCATTGACCCCAGAAAAGGAGCCGCCCATGCAGTCGCGGAGGCTGCCCGGAACGTGGCCTGTTCCGGCGCCAAGCCGATTGCCATCACCAACTGCCTGAACTTCGGGAACCCATACAAGCCCGAGGTCTTCTGGCAGTTCTCGGAGTGCGCCGCCGGAATGGCCCAGGCCTGCGAAGCGTTCGAGACTCCAGTCACAGGAGGGAATGTCAGCTTCTACAACGAGGATGGGGAAGCGTCGATACGTCCGACCCCAGTGATAGGGATGCTGGGGGTGATTGATGATGTGAAGAACAGAGTTACATCGGGATTCCGGAACGCAGGGGATGCAGTCGTTCTTCTCGGGATAACGAGGGACGAGATAGGCGCATCAGAGTACCTTGCAGCCATTCACATGGTCGAAGCGGGCCCCCTGCCCCTGCTGGATCTGGATGCGGAGAGGCGTCTGCAAAGTCTCCTCCAGGCGGCGGCAGGGCGTGGGCTCTTGGCGTCTGCCCACGATATTTCCAGCGGAGGGCTTGCTGCGTCTCTTGCCGAGTGCTGCATCATTGGCTCGGTCGGGGCAGGGCTTACGATTCGCACCGATCTGGCGCCTGACCGCTGCCTGTTCAGCGAAAGCGCTGCGAGAGCAGTTGTGAGCGTGCCGAGGGATGGGATCGCGCCACTGCTCGCGCTGGCATCGGAACTGGGGGTGACGGCTCAGCTGATCGGGGCAGTGGGCGGCGATAGACTTACAGTCGCGTTCAGGCGTGCAGAGGAGGATGCACCCACGAACGGCGTTTCAGGTGATGAAAGCTCCCCCGCTCTCAGGCTCGACCTGAGTGTTGCCGAGATGGCGAAGCCGTACGAGGAGGCCATACCATGCGCGATGATGAGAGACTAG
- the purQ gene encoding phosphoribosylformylglycinamidine synthase subunit PurQ translates to MRFGVVVFPGSNCDRDCLTAISAAGYDGEFIWHRETSVDGFDCLVLPGGFAHGDYLRSGAIARFSPVMDSIIRYANEGKPVLGICNGFQVLLEAGLLPGAMLRNTCTRFVCAPQRIRVESARTPFTSGLSVGETLALTIAHGEGNYYADDAVLASLEAAGQVVFRYCDEAGNVTPGSNPNGSLNNIAGICNKGGNVLGMMPHPERAAEEILGGADGRALFESVAAWVSGGGRRG, encoded by the coding sequence ATGAGATTCGGAGTAGTGGTGTTTCCCGGGTCGAACTGTGATCGCGACTGCCTCACCGCAATATCCGCGGCGGGCTACGATGGGGAGTTCATCTGGCATCGTGAGACGTCGGTGGATGGTTTCGACTGCCTGGTTCTGCCAGGCGGATTCGCGCACGGTGATTACCTGCGGTCTGGCGCCATAGCAAGGTTCTCACCGGTGATGGATTCGATCATCAGATACGCCAATGAGGGCAAGCCAGTACTGGGAATCTGCAACGGGTTTCAGGTGCTCCTGGAAGCCGGACTCCTTCCAGGGGCGATGCTGCGCAACACCTGCACCAGGTTCGTATGTGCGCCGCAGAGGATTCGCGTGGAGTCGGCAAGGACACCCTTCACGAGCGGGCTCAGCGTGGGAGAGACGCTAGCACTTACGATCGCCCACGGCGAGGGCAACTACTACGCCGACGATGCGGTTCTGGCCTCTCTGGAGGCGGCTGGGCAGGTCGTGTTCAGGTACTGTGATGAAGCCGGGAATGTGACCCCGGGCTCTAACCCCAACGGCAGCCTGAACAACATAGCGGGGATATGCAACAAAGGCGGCAATGTGTTGGGGATGATGCCCCACCCGGAGCGCGCTGCAGAGGAGATCCTGGGAGGCGCCGATGGTCGAGCGCTGTTTGAATCGGTCGCTGCCTGGGTCAGTGGAGGTGGACGTCGTGGCTAG
- the purS gene encoding phosphoribosylformylglycinamidine synthase subunit PurS gives MNYVARVAVALKESILDPQGEAVRSALCSMGYAGVNGVRVGKSLEVRITASDEAECRRVVDEVCRRLLANPITETYQFEIAKEQA, from the coding sequence ATGAATTACGTGGCGCGAGTTGCAGTTGCGCTGAAAGAGTCGATTTTGGATCCTCAGGGAGAGGCTGTAAGGTCAGCCCTTTGTTCGATGGGTTACGCCGGGGTGAACGGCGTGCGCGTCGGGAAGAGCCTCGAGGTCAGGATCACTGCATCAGACGAGGCGGAATGCAGGCGGGTCGTTGATGAGGTATGCCGCCGCCTCCTTGCAAACCCGATCACTGAGACATATCAATTCGAGATCGCGAAGGAGCAGGCGTGA
- the purC gene encoding phosphoribosylaminoimidazolesuccinocarboxamide synthase has protein sequence MNAGRLLYEGKAKIVYETDDPSMLLMEFKNDATAFDGKKKGSFAGKGKVCNLMSASLFSLLEHAGVRTHYIRTEGERFMLVRRMQMLPVEVVVRNVAAGSISRRLGIPEGTALPRPLVEFYYKNDSLGDPLLCEGHIEILKAASPEQVEKIKRDALAVDKLLMDFFSSLGVDLIDFKLEFGMFGDEILLGDEISPDTCRLWDAATGDKLDKDRFRRDLGGVEEAYAEMLSRVESGSDTVHGEDGTQDSHGPLRPGGGAI, from the coding sequence ATGAATGCAGGAAGACTGCTCTACGAGGGCAAAGCGAAGATTGTGTACGAGACTGACGATCCATCAATGCTGCTGATGGAGTTCAAGAATGACGCCACTGCGTTCGACGGCAAGAAGAAAGGCTCTTTTGCAGGGAAGGGAAAGGTGTGCAACCTCATGTCGGCATCGCTCTTCTCCCTTCTTGAGCATGCTGGGGTTCGCACTCACTACATTCGCACTGAGGGCGAGCGCTTCATGCTCGTGCGGAGGATGCAGATGCTTCCAGTGGAGGTCGTGGTGAGGAACGTGGCTGCGGGAAGCATATCTCGCAGGCTAGGCATTCCCGAGGGAACCGCTCTCCCGAGGCCGCTGGTGGAGTTCTACTACAAGAACGATTCCCTAGGCGACCCGCTTTTGTGCGAAGGCCACATCGAAATACTGAAGGCGGCATCGCCAGAGCAGGTCGAGAAGATCAAAAGGGATGCACTGGCAGTGGACAAGCTGCTCATGGATTTCTTCTCCTCGCTCGGTGTGGACCTCATCGATTTCAAGCTCGAATTCGGGATGTTCGGAGATGAGATTCTCCTCGGCGATGAGATATCCCCCGACACCTGCAGGCTATGGGACGCCGCCACAGGAGACAAGCTCGATAAGGACCGGTTCCGGCGGGATCTTGGCGGAGTGGAAGAGGCCTACGCGGAGATGCTGTCCCGCGTGGAAAGCGGATCCGACACAGTTCATGGTGAAGATGGGACGCAGGACTCACATGGTCCATTGAGACCTGGAGGTGGGGCAATATGA
- the purE gene encoding 5-(carboxyamino)imidazole ribonucleotide mutase — MDRIANRVGIVMGSASDLPAMEAAAAVLAALEVGHEVRVISAHRTPQAAADYARQARERGIGVIIAGAGGAAHLSGAIAANTSIPVIGVPLLLASGALGGFDALCSTVMMPAGVPVATVGIGGAENAGLLAAQILALSDSELMARLEKRRQSMAERVADADARVSAKFGAAGSEGKGSQSR; from the coding sequence GTGGACAGGATAGCGAATCGAGTGGGCATTGTGATGGGCAGTGCATCCGACCTGCCGGCAATGGAGGCCGCCGCGGCAGTCCTGGCGGCGCTCGAGGTCGGGCATGAGGTCAGGGTTATCTCGGCGCACAGAACGCCGCAGGCTGCGGCGGACTACGCCCGGCAGGCGCGTGAGAGAGGCATCGGCGTGATCATTGCCGGAGCAGGAGGCGCGGCGCACCTCTCAGGAGCGATTGCAGCGAACACTAGCATCCCAGTGATCGGGGTGCCGCTTCTTTTGGCATCAGGTGCGCTAGGCGGTTTCGATGCACTATGCTCCACCGTGATGATGCCTGCGGGAGTCCCAGTGGCCACTGTGGGCATCGGCGGGGCGGAGAACGCGGGGTTGCTTGCAGCTCAGATACTGGCTCTGTCGGACTCGGAACTCATGGCGAGGCTTGAGAAACGCCGGCAGTCGATGGCTGAAAGAGTGGCGGATGCCGATGCTCGCGTGTCCGCGAAGTTCGGCGCTGCCGGGAGCGAGGGAAAGGGGAGTCAATCGCGATGA
- the floA gene encoding flotillin-like protein FloA (flotillin-like protein involved in membrane lipid rafts) — protein sequence MLYIETLAWVLPILIIVFFLILLNFIPVGLWISAWAAGVKVGLFTLVGMRLRRVVPSRIIMPMIKSAKAGIPATVDQLEAHHLAGGNVDRVVDALIAAQRADINLSFERAAAIDLAGRNVLEAVQMSVNPKVIETPVVAAVAKDGIELRAKARVTVRANIERLIGGAGEATVIARVGEGIVTTVGSAESHKVVLENPDMISRVVLAKGLDNGTAFEILSIDIADVDVGRNIGARLQMDQAEADKNIAQAKAAERRFAALALEQEMKARVQEMRARVVEAEAEVPQALSQALRSGNMGVMDHYNLLNLKADTQMRESISKAGSRPGTLEEGSGANGTPK from the coding sequence ATGCTTTACATTGAGACGCTAGCCTGGGTGCTTCCGATTCTGATTATCGTTTTCTTTCTGATCCTGCTCAACTTCATCCCTGTGGGGCTGTGGATCTCCGCGTGGGCCGCAGGGGTGAAGGTCGGGCTGTTCACTCTCGTGGGGATGAGGCTTCGCCGGGTTGTGCCATCGAGGATCATCATGCCGATGATTAAATCGGCGAAAGCCGGGATTCCGGCCACTGTTGACCAGCTCGAAGCCCACCACCTTGCAGGGGGCAACGTGGATAGGGTAGTGGATGCCCTTATCGCAGCACAGCGGGCCGACATCAACCTCAGTTTTGAGAGGGCGGCGGCCATCGACCTTGCCGGACGCAATGTGCTCGAGGCGGTTCAGATGAGCGTGAACCCGAAGGTTATCGAGACGCCGGTAGTGGCGGCTGTGGCCAAGGATGGCATTGAGCTCAGGGCGAAAGCCCGCGTCACTGTCAGGGCGAACATTGAAAGGCTCATAGGAGGAGCAGGCGAGGCTACGGTGATCGCCAGGGTCGGCGAAGGCATCGTGACCACCGTTGGCTCTGCAGAGAGCCACAAGGTAGTGCTGGAGAACCCGGACATGATCTCCAGGGTGGTTCTGGCGAAGGGCCTCGATAACGGCACCGCCTTTGAGATTCTCTCAATCGACATCGCCGACGTCGACGTTGGCCGCAACATCGGCGCACGGCTTCAGATGGATCAGGCGGAGGCGGATAAGAACATCGCGCAGGCTAAGGCTGCTGAGCGACGATTTGCCGCTCTTGCCCTGGAGCAGGAAATGAAGGCCAGGGTGCAGGAGATGAGGGCCAGAGTCGTGGAGGCCGAGGCCGAAGTTCCGCAGGCTCTGTCGCAGGCCCTCAGAAGTGGAAACATGGGTGTTATGGATCATTACAACCTCCTGAACCTCAAGGCCGACACTCAGATGCGGGAGTCGATCTCCAAAGCAGGGTCCAGGCCTGGAACGCTCGAGGAGGGCTCCGGCGCCAACGGCACGCCGAAGTGA
- a CDS encoding nodulation protein NfeD produces MRIRTGVLGVAFLVAVGVLTALAPGSCQAAARVYVVPINGQIEMGVSAFLARGIRDAQDADADALVIEIDTPGGLVDAAIKMRDAIVSSGIPTIAYVNSRAWSAGALITLACDVIAMAPGGSMGAAETRPKEEKYISAFRAEFEATAELRGRDPKVAGAMVDADVDIPGLVERGKILTLTALKAKEIGFIDHTVTSLDDLLAKEKMAGAEVTRVKPTSAEWLGRAISNEAVSGVLLTIGLLGLAIELVTPGFGVPGTLGLVSLALFFGGRMMGGAAGWEAIVLFIVGLAMLLLEVFVIPGFGVTGILGIVSIFASILFSYPTPGQAMTALGIAFTVTVVLVGLLIHFMGRHGKDQVGSGRIVLGHSETPDRGYVAVDTMERFLGKDGIALTPLRPVGAISVDGTRMDAVSEGAFIPAGTRVHIVEVEGYKIMVRPIIDEREGAASDALH; encoded by the coding sequence GTGCGAATTCGCACCGGTGTTCTCGGCGTGGCTTTCCTGGTTGCCGTGGGAGTGTTGACGGCCTTGGCGCCAGGCTCGTGCCAGGCGGCGGCGAGGGTCTATGTGGTGCCCATCAATGGGCAGATTGAGATGGGAGTGTCGGCCTTTCTTGCGCGTGGTATTCGCGATGCGCAGGATGCCGACGCGGATGCTCTCGTTATCGAGATTGACACGCCAGGCGGCCTCGTGGACGCGGCGATCAAGATGCGCGATGCCATCGTATCTTCAGGGATTCCGACCATCGCCTATGTCAATTCTCGGGCGTGGTCGGCAGGAGCGCTGATCACCCTGGCCTGTGATGTGATCGCGATGGCCCCGGGAGGATCCATGGGCGCCGCGGAAACACGCCCCAAGGAGGAGAAATACATATCCGCATTCCGCGCCGAGTTCGAGGCCACAGCGGAACTCCGGGGCCGTGATCCGAAAGTCGCGGGCGCTATGGTAGATGCTGACGTGGATATCCCGGGCCTGGTCGAGAGGGGAAAGATACTCACCCTCACTGCACTGAAGGCAAAGGAGATCGGGTTTATCGACCACACCGTGACCAGCCTTGACGATCTGCTGGCCAAAGAGAAAATGGCCGGCGCCGAGGTGACTCGCGTGAAGCCCACATCCGCCGAATGGCTTGGGCGGGCGATCTCGAACGAGGCGGTGTCAGGGGTGCTCCTCACTATCGGGCTCCTCGGGCTCGCAATCGAGCTTGTTACGCCGGGGTTCGGGGTTCCGGGAACTCTGGGCCTTGTGTCGCTTGCGCTCTTCTTCGGCGGACGGATGATGGGCGGGGCGGCAGGCTGGGAGGCAATAGTGCTCTTCATAGTCGGGCTTGCTATGCTCTTGCTGGAGGTCTTTGTGATCCCTGGCTTCGGCGTAACAGGAATCCTTGGAATTGTGAGCATCTTTGCGAGCATTCTGTTCAGTTACCCTACTCCGGGGCAGGCGATGACGGCCCTGGGAATCGCCTTCACTGTCACGGTTGTGCTGGTGGGGCTTCTCATACACTTCATGGGCAGGCATGGAAAGGACCAGGTCGGTTCGGGGAGAATAGTGTTGGGCCATTCTGAGACCCCCGACAGGGGATACGTGGCTGTGGACACCATGGAACGGTTCCTGGGCAAGGATGGAATAGCGCTCACTCCTCTCAGACCGGTCGGCGCCATAAGCGTGGACGGGACGCGAATGGATGCAGTGTCTGAAGGAGCCTTCATCCCTGCCGGAACTAGGGTCCACATCGTGGAAGTGGAAGGATACAAGATCATGGTCAGGCCGATCATCGATGAAAGGGAGGGTGCCGCGAGCGATGCTTTACATTGA
- a CDS encoding GatB/YqeY domain-containing protein — MSLTVRLREDLMAATKQGDALLKSVIRLSIAALKNAEIEKMAPLCEAEELEVMAKQVKQRRDAIDEYIRVGRPDRARAEQDQIDVMMRYLPEQLSEADVRTIVADAVAQIGASGPRDMGKVMGIIMPKVRGRADGKLVNQVVRDLLGA, encoded by the coding sequence ATGTCGCTTACTGTGCGTCTTAGGGAGGACCTCATGGCAGCTACCAAACAGGGGGACGCCCTGCTGAAATCGGTGATCAGGCTTTCCATTGCAGCCCTCAAGAATGCGGAGATAGAGAAGATGGCGCCGCTCTGTGAAGCTGAGGAACTGGAGGTCATGGCCAAGCAGGTCAAGCAGAGGCGTGATGCCATCGATGAGTACATAAGGGTGGGCCGGCCTGATAGAGCCCGCGCTGAGCAGGATCAGATCGACGTGATGATGAGATATCTGCCAGAGCAGCTCTCCGAGGCAGATGTTCGCACTATTGTGGCTGATGCTGTGGCGCAGATAGGCGCGTCGGGCCCGCGAGATATGGGCAAGGTGATGGGCATTATCATGCCGAAGGTCCGCGGTCGCGCCGATGGGAAACTCGTGAACCAGGTTGTGAGAGATCTGCTGGGGGCCTAG